The Alphaproteobacteria bacterium genome contains a region encoding:
- a CDS encoding MBOAT family protein gives MVFSSPTFVCLFLPLTLALYFLLPKSLNNPLLVAASLVFYAWGDPVAAVALIVPSVVLNFNLGRIIGAAEGTRRRTLIMFAIAFNLAVLIAFKYTRFLVGNLDDVLLAIGVPALRVPDIPLPLGISFFTFHILSYLIDVYRGVLPPQKSLPAFALYIVNFPQLIAGPIIRYRQIADQLPARLVTANDFEYGVLRFVTGLAKKLLIADPIGQIADLIFGLPASELSTGAAWLGVICYALQIYFDFSGYSDMAIGIARMFGFRFPENFNYPYSAVSIQDFWRRWHMTLSAWFRDYVYIPLGGNRLGPWKTARNLWIVFFLTGAWHGASWNFIIWGLWHGLFLSLERLPTLAALLERTPRVLRTGYVLLVVLIGWVFFRAPTLEVALSYLGRMFTLGTESAAPLRAFDLVTVHTLIVIAIAFALSLPLWPALKAWLNEDRVARSMRFASSAYVALALTLSLAAMAGQENSPFLYFRF, from the coding sequence ATGGTCTTCAGCAGTCCGACGTTCGTCTGCCTGTTTCTGCCGCTCACGCTCGCTCTCTATTTCCTGCTCCCGAAATCGCTGAACAATCCGCTGCTCGTCGCGGCGAGCCTCGTCTTCTACGCCTGGGGCGACCCGGTCGCGGCGGTCGCGTTGATCGTTCCCTCGGTGGTTTTGAATTTCAATCTCGGCCGCATCATCGGAGCTGCCGAAGGCACGCGGCGCCGCACGCTGATCATGTTCGCGATCGCGTTCAATCTCGCGGTCCTGATCGCGTTCAAGTACACCCGCTTCCTCGTCGGCAATCTCGACGATGTGCTGCTCGCCATCGGCGTTCCCGCGCTGCGCGTGCCCGACATCCCGTTGCCGCTCGGCATCTCGTTTTTCACCTTCCACATTCTGTCCTACCTGATCGACGTCTATCGCGGCGTCCTGCCGCCGCAGAAATCGCTTCCCGCCTTCGCGCTCTACATCGTCAACTTTCCGCAGCTCATCGCCGGACCGATCATCCGCTACCGGCAGATCGCGGACCAGCTTCCCGCGCGCCTCGTGACCGCCAACGATTTCGAATACGGCGTGCTGCGTTTCGTGACCGGCCTTGCCAAGAAGCTGCTCATCGCCGATCCGATCGGGCAGATCGCGGACTTGATCTTCGGTCTCCCCGCATCCGAACTGTCGACCGGCGCAGCCTGGCTCGGCGTCATCTGCTACGCGCTGCAGATCTACTTTGATTTCTCCGGCTACTCCGACATGGCGATCGGGATCGCGCGCATGTTCGGCTTTCGCTTCCCGGAGAACTTCAACTATCCCTACTCGGCCGTGTCGATCCAGGATTTCTGGCGGCGCTGGCACATGACGCTGTCCGCATGGTTTCGCGACTACGTCTACATTCCGCTCGGCGGCAATCGCCTCGGCCCATGGAAAACGGCTCGAAATCTGTGGATCGTGTTCTTTCTGACCGGCGCGTGGCATGGGGCGAGCTGGAATTTCATCATCTGGGGGCTCTGGCACGGCCTATTCCTGTCGCTGGAACGTCTGCCCACCCTCGCGGCGTTGCTCGAGCGGACCCCGCGCGTCCTGCGCACCGGATATGTGCTGCTCGTCGTGCTGATCGGCTGGGTCTTCTTCCGCGCGCCGACGCTTGAGGTGGCGCTGTCCTATCTGGGCCGCATGTTCACGCTCGGGACTGAGAGCGCGGCTCCCTTGCGGGCCTTTGATCTCGTCACTGTGCACACGCTTATCGTCATTGCGATCGCGTTCGCGTTGTCGCTGCCGCTGTGGCCCGCGCTGAAGGCCTGGCTGAACGAGGACCGCGTCGCGCGGTCGATGCGCTTCGCGTCCTCCGCCTATGTGGCGCTCGCGCTGACGCTGTCCCTGGCCGCGATGGCCGGCCAGGAGAACAGCCCCTTTCTCTATTTCCGCTTCTGA
- a CDS encoding SMP-30/gluconolactonase/LRE family protein gives MTDTLKLDKALSRRTMVQALAAGAGAMVTGTAAAQQGPVAPPSTITTPPRDFSPRGAPTTYFWDPDVIAVDPSFNGLAQPNAAIQRLYTGVLWAEGPAWSAQGRYLVWSDIPNNRQMRWSEDDGRVSVFRSPSNNSNGNTFDFQGRQVSCEHLTRRVTRYEHDGTATVLADSYNGKRLNSPNDVVPHPDGSYWFTDPPYGGQLYEGEPDVAGGPSNVAGKLNPRIGQPAGFAGGRRELPTNCYRVDPGGRVDLVVSEDQVPDPNGLAFSPDYKKLYVVSTGKGPGDTGPGGKGDVHVFDVGSDNKLSNQKLFSDCMVDGVKCGPDGIRSDVNGNMWISSNAGRAVGYSGVTVWSPEGKLLGRIRIPEVVGNVCFGGPKRNRLFMAGSQSLYAVFTATQGAAPG, from the coding sequence GTGACGGACACGCTCAAGCTCGACAAAGCATTATCGCGGCGAACCATGGTCCAGGCGCTGGCGGCTGGCGCGGGAGCGATGGTCACCGGCACCGCGGCGGCCCAACAGGGCCCGGTTGCGCCGCCAAGCACCATCACCACTCCGCCGCGCGATTTTTCCCCGCGCGGTGCGCCCACCACCTATTTCTGGGATCCCGACGTGATCGCGGTCGACCCGAGCTTCAACGGGCTTGCGCAGCCGAATGCCGCGATCCAGCGGCTCTATACCGGCGTGCTGTGGGCCGAAGGGCCGGCGTGGAGCGCGCAAGGGCGCTATCTGGTGTGGAGCGACATTCCGAACAATCGGCAGATGCGCTGGTCGGAGGACGACGGCCGCGTCAGCGTGTTCCGCAGCCCATCGAACAACAGCAACGGCAACACATTCGATTTCCAGGGGCGGCAGGTATCCTGCGAGCACTTGACGCGCCGCGTCACGCGCTACGAGCACGACGGGACCGCGACCGTGCTCGCCGACAGCTACAACGGCAAGCGGCTCAACTCACCGAACGATGTCGTGCCGCATCCGGACGGCAGCTACTGGTTCACCGATCCGCCCTATGGCGGCCAGCTATACGAGGGAGAGCCGGATGTCGCCGGCGGCCCGAGCAATGTGGCGGGCAAGCTCAACCCGCGCATCGGCCAGCCGGCGGGCTTTGCGGGAGGCCGCCGCGAATTGCCGACCAACTGCTATCGCGTCGATCCGGGCGGCCGGGTCGATCTTGTCGTGAGCGAGGACCAGGTGCCCGATCCGAACGGACTCGCGTTCTCGCCCGACTACAAGAAGCTCTATGTCGTCTCCACCGGCAAGGGGCCGGGCGACACCGGCCCGGGCGGCAAGGGCGACGTCCATGTGTTCGACGTCGGCTCGGACAACAAGCTGTCGAACCAGAAGCTGTTTTCCGACTGCATGGTCGACGGCGTGAAGTGCGGGCCGGACGGCATCCGCAGCGACGTCAACGGCAATATGTGGATCTCGAGCAATGCCGGCCGCGCCGTCGGCTATAGCGGCGTGACGGTGTGGTCGCCCGAAGGCAAGCTGCTCGGCCGCATCCGCATCCCCGAAGTGGTCGGCAACGTCTGCTTCGGCGGCCCCAAGCGCAACCGCCTGTTCATGGCGGGAAGCCAGTCGCTCTATGCGGTTTTCACCGCCACGCAAGGTGCGGCGCCAGGCTGA
- a CDS encoding tripartite tricarboxylate transporter substrate-binding protein — protein MRAIAALLVGLAAFWFDASARAAEYPARPVTLVVAFTPGGPSDVLARILGKKIEQILGQPFVVENRPGAGGNIAAELAARAAPDGYTLLMGNNSILATNASLYRKVGYDAEKDFAPISLIGSQANILVVNPALPAHSMAELIALARQKPGQINFASSGYGAAAHLAGELFKTEAHIDIVHVAYKGAAPALQDVIAGHVQMMFATAASVVGHIRDGLVRPLAVTTLKRTTVLPDVPTIDELGLTGFDATTWHGLVAPAGTPPDIICGTASRDRRGTRRSGDAQGTWRSRGRHRWLIARGVCRLHPFRDSEVERGRESGGSAARMTRSADTGAAAHKVRRLAHLDVPGAGQVTVAGHHAYVGHIPNKDQLGTTIIDVADPYHPRVVATITLDDPASHSHKVRVVGDVMIVNHERNMTRVGRRAEQLPAARAELAANLGREPTAPEIAARMGVSETDLVAVEAAAREHYQNGGFKIYDVANPAKPELIAYQKTGGIGVHRFAMDARYAYISTEIEGFVGNILVVYDIADPHRPTEVSRWWMPGQHLAGGETPSWQGRRHRLHHALRFGDELWASCWHGGFFVVDCADIAKPRTLGSYNYHPPFPEPTHTVMPVPTRIAGRRIAVTIDEEDQAQSASEEQARRGRLHAGLATFDVTDPTAIRPLGLFEVSEHDSPFARVEGARFGAHQYHEAMDGTLIYAVWFSAGLRIIDVADPFQPREVGHFIPEPAGGRAAPQSNDVMLDQRGLIHMVDRHVGYDILEFTG, from the coding sequence ATGCGCGCAATCGCAGCTCTCCTCGTTGGCCTTGCGGCGTTCTGGTTCGATGCATCCGCACGCGCTGCCGAATATCCGGCGCGCCCGGTTACGCTGGTCGTCGCGTTCACGCCGGGCGGACCGAGCGACGTGCTGGCGCGCATCCTGGGCAAGAAGATCGAGCAAATCCTCGGCCAGCCCTTCGTGGTCGAGAACCGGCCGGGCGCCGGCGGCAATATCGCGGCCGAACTTGCGGCCCGCGCCGCGCCCGACGGCTACACGCTGCTGATGGGAAACAACTCGATCCTCGCCACCAATGCGAGCCTTTATCGCAAAGTCGGCTACGACGCTGAGAAGGACTTCGCGCCGATCAGCCTGATCGGCTCGCAGGCGAATATCCTGGTGGTCAATCCGGCGTTGCCCGCGCACTCGATGGCCGAACTGATTGCGCTGGCCCGGCAAAAGCCCGGGCAGATCAACTTCGCCTCTTCGGGCTATGGTGCGGCCGCACATCTCGCCGGTGAGTTGTTCAAGACCGAGGCCCACATCGATATCGTGCATGTCGCCTACAAGGGCGCAGCGCCGGCCTTGCAGGACGTGATCGCCGGGCATGTGCAGATGATGTTCGCGACCGCGGCCTCGGTGGTCGGCCACATCAGGGATGGGCTGGTGCGCCCGCTCGCCGTCACGACCTTGAAACGCACCACCGTGTTGCCCGACGTGCCGACGATCGATGAGCTTGGGCTTACGGGGTTCGACGCCACCACATGGCACGGCCTTGTGGCGCCGGCCGGCACGCCTCCGGACATCATCTGCGGCACTGCATCGCGCGACCGTCGCGGCACTCGCCGATCCGGAGACGCGCAAGGCACTTGGCGATCTCGGGGTCGACATCGCTGGCTCATCGCCCGCGGAGTTTGCCGCCTACATCCATTCCGAGATTCCGAAGTGGAGCGCGGTCGTGAGAGCGGCGGGAGCGCGGCTCGAATGACGCGATCAGCCGATACAGGTGCCGCGGCGCACAAGGTGCGCCGCCTCGCTCATCTCGATGTGCCGGGCGCCGGGCAAGTCACTGTCGCGGGCCATCACGCCTATGTGGGGCACATCCCCAACAAGGACCAGCTCGGCACCACGATCATCGACGTTGCCGACCCGTACCATCCGCGTGTCGTCGCCACGATCACACTCGACGATCCGGCCTCGCACAGCCACAAGGTCCGCGTCGTCGGCGACGTGATGATCGTCAACCACGAACGCAACATGACCCGCGTCGGCCGCCGCGCCGAGCAATTGCCCGCGGCACGCGCGGAGCTTGCCGCCAACCTCGGCCGCGAGCCGACCGCGCCTGAAATCGCAGCGCGGATGGGCGTCAGCGAAACGGATCTTGTCGCCGTGGAAGCGGCCGCGCGCGAGCACTACCAGAATGGCGGCTTCAAGATCTACGATGTGGCAAACCCGGCGAAACCAGAGCTCATCGCCTACCAGAAGACCGGCGGCATCGGCGTGCATCGTTTTGCGATGGATGCCCGCTACGCCTACATCTCGACCGAGATCGAGGGCTTCGTCGGCAATATCCTGGTCGTCTACGACATCGCGGATCCGCATCGCCCAACGGAAGTCTCGCGCTGGTGGATGCCGGGCCAGCATCTCGCGGGCGGCGAGACGCCCTCATGGCAGGGCCGGCGCCATCGCCTGCATCATGCGTTGCGCTTCGGCGATGAGCTGTGGGCCTCGTGCTGGCACGGCGGCTTCTTCGTGGTCGACTGCGCCGATATCGCAAAGCCGCGCACGCTCGGTTCCTACAACTATCATCCGCCCTTCCCCGAACCGACGCACACCGTGATGCCGGTGCCGACGCGCATCGCGGGCCGCCGCATCGCGGTCACCATCGACGAGGAGGATCAGGCGCAGAGCGCGAGCGAGGAGCAGGCGCGGCGCGGCCGCCTGCATGCGGGGCTCGCGACCTTCGACGTCACCGATCCCACCGCGATCAGGCCACTTGGGCTGTTCGAGGTGAGCGAGCACGATTCACCCTTTGCGCGGGTCGAAGGCGCGCGCTTTGGCGCGCACCAGTATCACGAGGCGATGGACGGCACGCTGATCTACGCGGTGTGGTTCTCCGCCGGCCTGCGCATCATCGACGTGGCGGACCCTTTTCAGCCGCGCGAGGTCGGCCACTTCATCCCCGAGCCCGCAGGCGGACGCGCCGCCCCGCAGAGTAATGACGTCATGCTGGATCAGCGCGGCCTGATCCACATGGTGGACCGTCACGTCGGGTATGACATCCTGGAGTTCACCGGCTGA
- a CDS encoding cell wall hydrolase, whose amino-acid sequence MQVSSLRFSIGLGSLLAVLILGSVYAAFIPLGDDNALNDELLPRDIVGESQAHCVALAIYFEGGSTSESETGQRHIARVVVDRAKANLRKWGGADLCDVVFYKKAGVCQFSFACLPLARRTPRPGKAWEQALAIAADELEGRSDVLADNIRYYMNPALTSDRNACRFKKEFVPVLEAGRHWFFREPTEFERADLRNSNPIECQRYQAALEAKKRIAKARADRAKRLALLKKKKKQLAATQKSEKVHYANK is encoded by the coding sequence GTGCAGGTTTCGAGTCTGCGATTCAGTATCGGTCTGGGTTCACTTCTAGCGGTCCTGATCCTGGGATCGGTGTATGCGGCTTTCATCCCGCTCGGCGATGACAACGCGCTGAACGACGAGCTCCTGCCGCGCGACATCGTGGGCGAGTCCCAGGCTCATTGCGTTGCGCTTGCCATCTATTTCGAGGGCGGCTCCACCTCTGAGTCGGAAACAGGGCAGCGGCACATTGCCCGCGTCGTGGTCGACCGCGCCAAAGCGAACCTGCGCAAGTGGGGCGGGGCCGATCTCTGCGACGTCGTGTTCTACAAGAAAGCCGGCGTCTGCCAGTTTTCATTCGCCTGCCTCCCGCTGGCGCGACGCACGCCGCGGCCGGGCAAGGCTTGGGAGCAGGCGCTCGCGATTGCGGCTGACGAGCTCGAAGGCCGCAGCGACGTGCTCGCGGACAACATCCGCTATTACATGAACCCCGCCCTGACGTCGGACCGCAACGCGTGCCGCTTCAAGAAGGAGTTCGTGCCGGTGCTCGAGGCTGGCCGTCACTGGTTCTTCCGCGAGCCGACCGAGTTCGAACGCGCGGACCTGCGCAACAGCAATCCGATCGAATGCCAGCGCTACCAGGCGGCACTCGAGGCGAAGAAGCGTATCGCCAAGGCGAGGGCCGATCGCGCGAAGCGCCTCGCGCTTCTGAAAAAGAAGAAGAAACAGCTCGCGGCGACTCAGAAGTCCGAGAAAGTGCACTACGCCAACAAGTAG